The Flavobacteriales bacterium genomic sequence TCTGCGGTACCAAAGGTCTCCTGCAAAAAGTACCGGTTAATAAGGTGCGTGAGTTTGAGAAAGAATACCTCTCGTTCATGAAAGAGAAACACAGTGCCGTGATGAAAGATCTGAAGTCAGGTAAGTTGTCTGACGAGGCTGTGGAAACTATGGAGAAGGTGGCCAACGAATTGTCCGCAAAATATTAACCCTACCAAGACCTAACCAGCGGTGGCCAGTTTAAAAGAAGTCAGGACCAGGATAACCTCGGTAAGCTCAACACAGCAGATCACCAGTGCCATGAAAATGGTGTCGGCGGCTAAGCTGAGAAGGGCGCAGGATGCCATTGTACAAATGCGGCCCTATGCTACCAAGTTGCAGGAAATGCTGTGGAACCTGAGTGCGGCGCTGGAGGGTGAAAGCAATTCGCCGTTTTCTGCGGAAAACGGTTCAAAGAAAGTGCTGTTTGTTGCGATCACATCCAACCGTGGATTGTGCGGTGCGTTCAATGCAAACATCATCAAGCGTGTGAATAGCACGATACGCAAGGACTACGCGGATATCAGTGCCACGGATGTGGAAATACTTACCATCGGTAAAAAGGCGTCGGATTTCTTCAAGAAGTCTTCTCTGAACCATGCCGGCAAGTACGATGAATTATACGACAACCTCGACTTCCAGCATGTGTCTGAAGTTGCCGGAAAGGTGATGCAGTGGTATCTGGAAGGGAAGTACGGCAGGATATTTCTTGTTTACAACGAATTTATGAATGCAGCCAGTCAGGTTGTTCAGGTAGAACCCTTCCTACCCGCTCAGCCACCTAAAGCTGAGGATGCGGATACAAAGGCTGTTTCTATAGACTACATCTTTGAGCCGGATCAAGCTTCCATTGTAAATGAGCTGATCCCGAAATCTCTGAAAACGCAGTTCTACAAAGCCCTCCTGGATTCTCATGCAGCAGAACATGGTGCACGAATGACGGCCATGCATAAGGCTACCGACAATGCCAAGGATCTGCTGAAAGAATTGAAGCTGACCTACAACAAGGCCAGACAGGCAGCCATCACCACGGAGATCCTTGAGATCGTGGGTGGTGCCGAGGCATTGAATTCCTGATTGTAATACACGAGCGCATCTTGGTACCGGTGTGCCGGTGCCTTCTCATTGGGTTTTTTTGGCGTACCTTAGCATGTGTCTAACCACATGCCATGAATAAGTTACGGGCCATTGTAAGGAACCGTTTTTTTTACCTGCTGATCTCCATCCTGTTTTTTGTGGCTACCATCCTGGTGGACTTATACCGGGGACGGGAATACTATCAGCAACAAAAGGCATCACAGTTCCAGGAGACGTTGCATCACAATGAAGATGTGTTGGATGGTGTCCTTTCCCAAATGTCGCGGCCTGGCAACCAGCAGAACTTTGATAGTCTGATGATTCATGTCCAGGCTGATATGGACAGGCTATACCGTGAGCATGGTATTGTTATCCTGGGTTATAAATGGGATACACTGCAGTTCTGGAGCAGCATCTCCGCTACCTTTCCCACCATCCATTCCAAAAGCCCTTTTACACAGGAAGGATTGATCCGACTGGACAATGGATGGTATGAAGTTCGTCTCTCAAGAAATAACCGCAGCGTTTGGGTAGGGCTGTTGCTGATCAAAAATGATTACCCCTATCGTAACCGGTATCTTGAAAGCCGTTTCCACAAAAGTTATGCATTGCCTGAGGAAAGCAGCCTCGGCCATCAGGAGACCATGTCTTTCCGGGATATTAAAGACAACAAAGACAGGTTCCTGCTTTCGTTGGTCATTGCCAAAGACCCCAAGCCTACCGGAGCCGGTAGGACATTGCCCGTGATTTTAGCTGTGATAGGATTGTTGTTTATTCTGCTTTATCTGGAGAAAGAGTGTGCAGTGATGGCGGGAAATATCGGAGATCTCTGGGCCGGATTGTTGCTCATGGGTACGGTTTTGATACTCCGACACCTGATGATGAAAGTGAAGTTCCCTGCCGGGTTATACGAACTGGATATCTTCAGTCCGACCCACTATGCCGCCTCTTCCTTTTTTCCGTCACTTGGTGATTTTTTTATTAACGTATGCATCCTCTTCTACCTGGCCGTGGTGGTGAATAAGCGCATTCACATGAAGGCGATAAATGTCCGGTCCAACGTTGTATTAAAGGTCTCCGTAGCAACGGGATTGCTCTTTCTGCTGTTTTATTACGGATGGTTTATCACTGACCTTATCCGCGGATTGGTGGAACATTCCAAAGTTTCCATGAACCTGAATGATGTATTCTCATTGAATGCATACAGCTATATAGGCTTTGTTTCCATTGGTTTACTCCTGTTCTCTTTTTTGCTTCTGGCAGACAAATGGTTCGTTTCGGTGATCAGGTATGTCAGTGATGGTTTGGTCAGTACCGGTGGTCGGATCACCGGTCAGACAACCAGAAGATTGTTGGTGGCTTACCTTATCGCCTCCGGGGCATATGTCGTGGTTTCGCATTTCAAAGGTGTTGCTGACCTGATCATGATGATGTGGCCGTTGCTGATCATTCCCGTTTCAGGATATTTCAGGCGGGTTCCGGGCAAAACCTACCGCTTTAGTAACGTGATTGTGATCGTATTGCTGTTTGCCCTGCTCACCTCCCACTTGCTGTCGAAGTACAACGGCTTTAATGAGAAGAAAAACATGGAATACCTTGCAAGCGCACTTGCAGAGGAGCCGGATCATATCGGAGAAGTATTGTTCTCACAGCAGGAAGACAGAATTCTGGATGATGAGGAGATCAGGAAATACTTTACGAGACCGGATCTCCGGAATGAGGACAAAGTAAAGGATAGGGTCATTCAGAAATATTTCAGCGGATATTGGGATAAATATGAGGTGACCGTATATCTCTTTCCTCTCCACCGTAATGATAAGTCAAATGGCCGTTCTTCCGAGGAGCCGCAAATGCAACTTCTGGATCGGAGAATAAACCTGGACGGTCGTTCTACTGACCTGTCAGACCGGCTGTTCCGCATCGAGGGCACCACGGATCGGAGCGCCTATCTGGCTCGTTTCAGATATGGAAATAATATGCTTGCGACCAATGGTCCGGGAAGTTTATATATCGAATTAAAGGCGAAGATCATTCCAAAAGGGATCGGATACCCGGAATTGCTCATAGACGCATCCAACAGCGAGATCAAAAAACGGAATAAACTCGAGAACTTTTCCTATGCGCAATACCGCGGCGGATCATTGGTGGATCATCGTGGCGACTTTCCTTATAACCTCACCGTTTCTTCATTCCTGAAGAATCCAAAGGACGGAGTAACTTTACTTATGGGTGGATACAGGCATGTATTCAAAGTAACCGGGGATCAGGTGACGGTTGTGAGTGGAAAGCAAAAGCAGTTCCTGGACCATTCCTCACTCTTTTCATATCTGTTTGTATTCCTTTCGCTCTTTGCTGCATTGCTTGCCACTGTGGGATTCCTGCCGCTTGAGATCAACCTGATGGCGCTGAACTTCAAGAACCGGATTCAACTATATATTATGCTTATTCTGTTCTTTGCTTTAACGGTGGTAGGCGCAGGTACGATCTATTATATCAACCAACAATACAATACCGCCAATTATCAGAACATAAGGGAAAGGATCAATTCTGTTCTGATAGAAATGGAGAACAAACTGGGCGATAGCCCGGATATTGCACAAGGCATGGAGTCCTACGTGACCTATGTGCTCAAACGGTTCTCAAACGTCTTCTTTACGGACATCAACCTGTTTGATAAGAACGGGAATCTCATCGCGTCATCGCGTCAGAATCTTTTTGATCAGGGATTGATTGCAAGAAAGATGGATCCACGGGCTTATGCGGAAATGGTGATAGGGCAGAAGGCAGATTTCGTGCAGGAAGAGAATGTGGGTAAACTGAAATATTTTGCCGCCTATGTGCCATTCCGGAACAATAACAATGAATTGATGGCCTATCTGAGCTTGCCCTATTTTGCCAAGAAGAATGAAATAGAAAGAAGCGTACAGTCATTCATGGCCACGTTGATCAACATTTATGGCTTGCTGCTTATGCTTACGCTGCTGGGGGCATGGTTGCTGGCAAGCCGTATCACACAGCCGCTGCAGATGATCCAGGTGAAACTCGGTAAGATCAAACTGGGCCATTCCAATGAACCCATTGAGTGGAATTCTAATGATGAGATTGGCGGATTGGTGAGGGAGTATAACCGCATGATCAAAGAACTGGCGAGCAGTGTTGAGAAGTTACAAAAATCGGAACGTGAAAGCGCCTGGCAGGAGATGGCGAGACAGGTGGCCCATGAGATCAAGAATCCTCTTACGCCCATGAAGCTGAGTATCCAGCACCTGGAACGTGCCTGGAAAGACAAGGCGCCGGACCGTGAAGAACGCCTGAAGAACTTCACTCGCTCCATGATCGAGCAGATCGAGACCTTGTCGACCATTGCCACGGAATTTTCCAATTTCGCCAAAATGCCTGTTCAGAAAAATGAGGACATTGATCTGTCCCGATTGCTTGACAACACCACCCGTTTGTTTGAGGAATCAGAGCAGGTGGAAGTCGTTTACATGAACAGAACGAAAGGAGAGGCCAGGGTATTTGCCGATAAGGATCAGCTCGTTAGGGTATTCAATAACTTAATTAAGAATGGTATTCAGGCCATACCGGAAGACCGTGCGGGCAAGATCGAAGTAGTCCTTGAGGATGAAGGGAGACAGTGGATCATAGAGGTCAGGGATAATGGCAGTGGCATTCCCAGAGATCAGTTGGATAAGATATTTGTTCCGAATTTTACCACGAAAACCGGTGGTATGGGATTGGGACTGGCCATGGTTAAAAATATCGTCGAAGGCTTCGGTGGTTCTATCTGGTTCGAAACTTCGGAAGGCAAAGGAACAGTATTCGTGATTGCGTTGCCCAAGCCTGTTGGCTCACAAGGCAAGACCTGATGGTATGTTTCCTATTGGACTCACGGTGCATGTCACAGGGTGTTAAATTGCGGATAACCTCAAGGATTTATTACCTGTGAAAGAATCTGCCTTACTTTATCTCCCTGCCTGATTCAAGCAAGCTAACTTTAGGTCGTAAACCAATCAGGGGGCCACGGTACAACTTTGTGGCCCCTTCGATTCCTAATACCTCCATAATGAAAACAATGATCCAAATGGGTCGTCGGGGTCAACGTGTTCCCAAACCACAATACAGTCAGATCTGGCTGATACATCCTGACAAAGAGATTGCCTTGATCAAAGCGGGTTTATACCAGGCTGAAAATTTGGCTACGCATGTGGAAATATGCCAGGATATAACACAACTGGGCGAGCTGATGATCCGAGTACTGAGGGGTGAGAAGCCTGCACCGGATGTTATGGTATGCAATGAATGGCTTGCCAAGGAAAATGACGAACGTCTAAGCTTCTACAACAGATTTTTACCGGGTTGCCAACTCACACATGAGCTCTGATGTGAGGGATAGAAAGAATACGGGAAGCGTCCGGTTATAACCTGTTAACCGTTTGTTTGGTTGACATGGTGATGCGTTTCATGATGTACTCATCTTCCCAATTGACATAAGGAAGTACGGCATCCACCGTTTGGTTTTGTTTGATGAACTGATCTCGGTATTCAACCAGTTTGATGGTTGAGTACCGGGTCTTCACCATGGTGCGTTTGATCGCGATGCGGAAAAACTTCATCAATACCACTACGTGTGCGTAGCGTTTGGTGAGGTTATGATTGCGCAATTTGGTCGCCAGGCTTTTGATCTGGTCCTTGGCTTCCGCGAAATTCCTGGCCATACACAAACATAGGATGGTAAAGGCCTTGACTTCGATCTCTGCATGCATCATGTTCCTGAACATCACATTTTGTTGCAGGTTATTCAGATGCTTGACCGCGTGGACGTACTTGCCGTTGAAGTATTCCGTGGCAGCCATGTAGATCATGTAGTGGGCGTAGGTGATATGGTCCAGTAATTCCGGATCCCAACCGTCACGTTGTAATTGGTTATTCTCCCTTGGAAGCTGCCTTAGCATACCCTGGGATTTATACCATTGCAGCTTGGACATAAAGAAAAATGATGTACAGCCAAGGGATGTGAGTCTGGGTAGATCGAGCACATTTTCCTGAAGTTCATCCAGTTTTTTCTGTGCCTTGCTATGCAACTTGTGTAAGCGGTAAAATTCGAATGAAAGGTACGATACCAATGGTTGTGATGCCTCATACAATGGATCATTCGGATGCTTTTCCGGTAAGGTCTTGCATTCTTTAAGCATATCGTCAACCGCTTCTTCCTCTTCCCGATGATCCTTCAATGGAAAGAATAGGGTATAGGATATCTCCGTAAGACGCTCATAATAACGAAGCCTGTGGGAGTCATACACACGCGACAGGTTTTTAATTTCCTGACGAAGGGTGCGCACGAATTCCCCGGTCTCGGGATCGTGGGACAGGCTGAATTCTCCCAATTTCCTGCTAAACTCCAGCGTCAGGCTATACGCTTTGTCCAACGCAACTGAATAGGCCATCTGCCGGTTGTATGACCTGGAGTAATCATAGTATTTCGGACTTTGAAGGTGCATCCTTCTTAAAGCATCATACACCTTGATAAGCTCGTGCGGCATACTCCTTTCCTCCAACACTACCGCCATGTGTTCCATGATAGCCATGGCAATGTGTGGATGGATCTTGCTTGTATATATCAGCTTGGGAAGTGCATCCAGTTTTAGCCGGAGTTCTTCACCCGGACCTTCAAACTGCAGATACAGGAAGTATTGCAATTTGTCATAAAGCCGCGATTTCATGGTATGGAAGGCAGTGGAGGATAGCTCCATTTGATTCCTGATTCCTTCATCGCTCATCGGATTCTCATCGCTGTTGCGATAGACTTCCACCAGCTTCAGATAGTTGTTCGCATTGTTCTCTTCAAGCCCCGCACAAAACTTCAGATATTCCTTTGGCTTTAATTGTGTAATTACGCTTTTAAGATTTAGCATGCCAACCTGTTTAATTCAGTCATGTTTAAAGGATATGCTACTTAAACTTCCGCTCGCCATGCCCGCTGACGAAACAGAATACCGCACCGCCTCTGTACAATAAATATATATAATTAATTAAGAGCCTCGCAACTCATCCGGATGGTTTCCGAATGGTATGATACAAAGAAACTATGTTCTTGAAATTATCGAAAGGGACAAAGAAAAAAAATGCGTTAGATTCAATCACAGGTATTGTTTCCGAACACCCGTAAAGCTAATTAGGACCCCGAATTCAATCCTGGATAATAGCCATCGGATAGGCTTCTCCTTTCACGCTTTTAATGTCCATTTTAATAGAACCTACGAGCACTTCCGCCTGCAAACGGATGGGAATGTGGTTAGGGTCGTCCGAGATCCAGATCGTTAGATCCTCCTCAGCCTTAAACACGCGTCCTACCTGAATAACAGGGTTGAATTTGAGGCATTTAATGGTGCCGAGTTTGGTCTTCATGGTCTCCCGTCCGACAAATTTTATTTTGAACGGCCATAATTCTTCGTCGATAAACGTGGGAATTTCATATTCATCGCCTTTTGTGGCATGTGAAAAATCAAGGGAGCGGGCAAAATAAAATGCGGAAAGAATGTCCTGCACGTTGTCCGGAACCTCATATTCGGTGTCCTTCTGTTTGCTTTTTACCTTGTTCTTAAAGTGGTTGAAGATGTAGTCCTGCTCCAGCTTAAAACCGCCCTCATTCACGCGACGAATGAACACCCATGGGAAAAGGGCCACGGTGTCCATATAGGTTTCATAGCGGTCCCGGACCTTGAAAAACCAATCAAAGGCACCTTGTGACTTGCCTGAACCTACAATCTGGTAACAGGTCCGGTTACCGATCTTCTGAAGTCCCTTTACTTCTAATTGGGCTTCACCGGCGTCCACAAAACCATAGTGTACCCTGTACTTCAGTTGCTCCCCAACTTTGAACGGGCGGTAATCAACCTGCCGGAATACCTTTTCCGGTGCTGTCGTACCTACGCCTGCTGTCATGGATTGCAACACCAGGGCTGTAGCCAACAAGATATATTTTATCGGATGGGTCATACGCCTTATGATAACGCAAAACCCGTTCCAAAGTTTATATGACAGGGTGAAGTAGCGGTTCAGACCACCACATTTACGATCCTACCGGGTACCACGATCACTTTCCGCGGTTGCTTGCCATCAAGCCATTTGGCACTGCTTTCCATGGCCATTACTTCCTTCTCGATATCGGCCGGGCTCAGATCCGCCGGCAATTCCACGGTGAACCGTGTTTTCCCGTTAAATGATACCGGATAAGTAACGGTATCATCAGCCAGGTAGGCTTCGTCGCATACCGGAAATCCGGCATGACAAATGCTTTCCTTATGCCCGAGTGTTTGCCATAGCTCTTCGGCGATGTGAGGGGCAAAGGGTGCGACCAGTCTGATCAGGGGATCCAGAATACTGCGTTTGTTACATTTCAGATCACTCAGTTCATTGATACATATCATGAACTGGCTGACGGCTGTATTGAACGACAGGCGTTCGATGTCGTCCTCGGTTTTTTTAATCGTTTTATGGAGAACCTTCAGTTCATCCTTCGTCGCTTCTCCATTTTCCAGGAGGACATTTCCGTCCCTGTCGTAAAAAAGTCCCCACATCTTTTTAAGGAAACGAAAGGTTCCTTCAATGCCTTTGGTGTCCCATGGTTTGGCTATTGTCAAAGGCCCCAGGAACATTTCATACAAGCGCAGGGTATCTGCGCCGTAGCGTTCCACAATCCCTTCTTTGCCGGTCTCCGGGTTGCGATCGGGAGACACAACATTGAACTTAGACTTGGACATTTTCTCTACTGCACTCTCGCACAAAAATTCGCCTGCATCGTTGGATACAAATGTATAATCATTCATTTCGGGCTTCCAGTTCTTGAAAGCTTCCGTATCCAGAACCTCCTGTTGAATATGGTCAATCAAGGCATAGGTTGTGATCAATGCTCCTTCGTGTTTCCCTGACTTTACCAAATCGTATGAGTATGCGGTCTTTGTATCCGGATTAAAGTGAACCATATGAGCAACACCCAGGATCATCCCCTGGTTCACCAGTTTTTTAAAAGGCTCCCGATGCGAAACAACACCCAGGTCATGCAGGAAATGATTCCAGAAACGCGAGTACAAAAGGTGACCCGTGGCGTGCTCAGAACCGCCAATGTACAGATCTACCTGCTGCCAGTATTTTTCTTTTTCCGATGCAACGAGATGGTTTTCATTTCCAGGATCCATATAGCGCAACCAGTACCAGCTGGAGCCTGCCCATCCCGGCATGGTTGTTTGTTCGTAGGCGAACTCGCCTTTATATTTCCAGTTTTTGGCGCGTGCCAACGGAGCCTCGCCACTTTCGGTGGGCTTGTATTCGGTGATCTCGGGAAGTACCACAGGGAGTTCGTCTTCATCTGCCGTGTAGGGAATTCCATTCTTATAGTACACGGGAATGGGTTCACCCCAATAACGTTGTCTGCCAAATACGGCATCCCGCAATTTATAGTTGATGGTTCCCTTGCCGATCCCCAGCTCCTCAATCTTTTTAATAGCCGTTTTGATGGCTTCCTGCACTTTCATGCCGTTCAGGAAATCGCTGTTGATGAGGACGCCGTCTTTGCTTTCTTCCGCGCACTCATCCACATTCTGGCCTTCGATCACGGGAACGATGTTCAGGTTGTAGTGTTTTGCAAAACGCCAGTCGCGTTCGTCACCCGAGGGTACGGCCATGATGGCACCGGTGCCATACCCGGCGAGCACATAATCCGCGATCCAAACAGGGATCTTCTCGTTGTTAAAGGGATTGATGGCATAGGCTCCGGTAAAGCATCCGCTAACCGTTTTCACATTGGCCATGCGATCTCTTTCGGTCTTCCTCGAGGTTTGTTCGATGTAATTTTCTACTTCCGCTTTTTGATCGTCTGTGGTGATCTTTGCCACCAGTTCATGTTCGGGGGCAAGCACCATGAAGGTGGCGCCGAAGATGGTGTCGGGGCGGGTGGTGAAGACCTGGATGCGTGCATCGGATTGTTCCACGTGAAAAAAGATGTTGGCTCCGTGGGACTTGCCAATCCAGTTGCGTTGTATTTCTTTCAGGGCATCGCTCCAGTCTACCTCATCAAGTCCTTGCAAAAGGCGTTCGGCATAGGCGGTGATGCGCAGGCTCCACTGCTTCATTTTCTTTTGTACCACGGGATAACCTCCGCGTTCTGATCGCCCATCTTTAACTTCATCATTGGCAAGCACGGTGCCCAGTTCCGGACACCAGTTGACCACCGCTTCGGAGAGATAGGCAAGCCGGTAGTTCAGAAGGATTTTTCTTTGTTCATCCTCCGACATGGCCTTCCATTGGTCTGCATCAAACTTGGCGACGGGTCCGGCAGATGCATGTACATTTTGGTTGCCCGATTGCCCGAAGGTTGTGATGAGGGTCGAAATGGGTTCAGCCTTTCCTGTGTCTTTGTTGAACCAGTGATGGAACAGCTGGATAAAGATCCACTGTGTCCATTTATAATAAGCCGGATCGCACGTACGGACTTCCCTGTCCCAATCAAAGGAGAAACCAAGCAGGTCCATCTGCTCACGGTATCGTTCAATGTTTTTCTCTATGGTGACTGCGGGATGTTGTCCCGTTTGGATTGCATACTGTTCTGCAGGAAGACCGAAGGCATCATAGCCCATGGGATGAAGTACGTTAAATCCCTTCATCCTCTTGAAGCGGGAATAAATATCCGATGCGATATAGCCCAGGGGATGGCCGACATGCAAGCCGGCACCGGAAGGATATGGGAACATGTCCAGTACATAGCACTTTTCGCGCTGCGTATCTTCGACTGTCCGGTAAGTATTGTTTTCTTTCCAGTACTTACGCCACTTTCTTTCAATGTCCTGAAAATGGTATTCCATCGCTTCCGGTTTTAGTCGCGAAGGTAATGATTTGAGTGGTTATAGCGGTTTTATCCGAACAGGCGTGTGAAGGCTTCGTCAACTTTATTCACAAAGATCACCTCAATACCGGTGTGCTGTCCTTCCAATGCTTTACGTGAATAACCTGACACCATGATCTGGCGAAAGCCTAGTTTTTGTGCCTCGGCAATGCGTTGGTCGGCTCGTGGGACAGGCCGGACTTCACCGGTAAGACCTATCTCTGCTGCGAAACAAAGATCGGAAGAGACAGGAATGTCTTCGTGAGATGAAAGCAGAGCGGCAATCACCGCAAGGTCAATTCCGGGATCATCCACACGAATACCGCCTGCAATGTTCAGGAACACATCCTGCATTCCCAACCTGAAGCCGCAGCGTTTCTCGAGCACGGCCAGCAACATGTTCAAACGGCGAAGGTCAAAACCGGTGGACGACCGTTGGGGGGTACCATATACCGCACTTGAAACAAGGGCCTGTACTTCGATCATGAGGGGACGGATACCTTCAATGGTCGCAGCTACCGCAGTTCCACTGAGTGAGGTTTCTCCCCGATTGATGAGTACTTCGGATGGATTGGCGACTTCCTGCATCCCGGAAGATTTCATCTCATAGATGCCGATCTCCGCGGTGGAGCCGAACCGGTTTTTCATGGCACGCAGGATACGGTAGGCATGATGGCGGTCTCCCTCAAACTGAAGTACGGTGTCCACCATATGCTCCAGCACTTTGGGTCCTGCCAGTTGCCCGTCTTTTGTGATGTGGCCGATCAGGATAACCGGTACTTCCTTTTCTTTCGCATACCGAAGGAGTTCTCCGGTACATTCGCGGATTTGGGAAACCGAACCGGCGGAAGAATCTATAGAAGATGAGGTGAGCGTTTGAATGGAATCGATGATGACCAGGTCCGGACGGATGTTTTTTGCCTGGCTGAATATGGCATTCAGATCCGTCTCAGCAAGTATGAAACAATCCGTACTTTTCCAGGGCATCCTTTCCGCCCGCATTTTGATCTGTAGTTGACTTTCTTCGCCTGAAACGTACAATACCTTGTGTTCCGGCATGCGCAATGCCATTTGAAGTAAAAGGGTGGATT encodes the following:
- the atpG gene encoding ATP synthase F1 subunit gamma — encoded protein: MASLKEVRTRITSVSSTQQITSAMKMVSAAKLRRAQDAIVQMRPYATKLQEMLWNLSAALEGESNSPFSAENGSKKVLFVAITSNRGLCGAFNANIIKRVNSTIRKDYADISATDVEILTIGKKASDFFKKSSLNHAGKYDELYDNLDFQHVSEVAGKVMQWYLEGKYGRIFLVYNEFMNAASQVVQVEPFLPAQPPKAEDADTKAVSIDYIFEPDQASIVNELIPKSLKTQFYKALLDSHAAEHGARMTAMHKATDNAKDLLKELKLTYNKARQAAITTEILEIVGGAEALNS
- the radA gene encoding DNA repair protein RadA is translated as MAKVKTTFFCQQCGNQSAKWLGKCPNCQEWNTYVEEVVEKTKSGETWRDEKTKAKALPLSEVNYISFPRIKIADPELDRVLGGGMVPGSVVLVGGEPGIGKSTLLLQMALRMPEHKVLYVSGEESQLQIKMRAERMPWKSTDCFILAETDLNAIFSQAKNIRPDLVIIDSIQTLTSSSIDSSAGSVSQIRECTGELLRYAKEKEVPVILIGHITKDGQLAGPKVLEHMVDTVLQFEGDRHHAYRILRAMKNRFGSTAEIGIYEMKSSGMQEVANPSEVLINRGETSLSGTAVAATIEGIRPLMIEVQALVSSAVYGTPQRSSTGFDLRRLNMLLAVLEKRCGFRLGMQDVFLNIAGGIRVDDPGIDLAVIAALLSSHEDIPVSSDLCFAAEIGLTGEVRPVPRADQRIAEAQKLGFRQIMVSGYSRKALEGQHTGIEVIFVNKVDEAFTRLFG
- a CDS encoding DUF3108 domain-containing protein, coding for MTHPIKYILLATALVLQSMTAGVGTTAPEKVFRQVDYRPFKVGEQLKYRVHYGFVDAGEAQLEVKGLQKIGNRTCYQIVGSGKSQGAFDWFFKVRDRYETYMDTVALFPWVFIRRVNEGGFKLEQDYIFNHFKNKVKSKQKDTEYEVPDNVQDILSAFYFARSLDFSHATKGDEYEIPTFIDEELWPFKIKFVGRETMKTKLGTIKCLKFNPVIQVGRVFKAEEDLTIWISDDPNHIPIRLQAEVLVGSIKMDIKSVKGEAYPMAIIQD
- a CDS encoding GHKL domain-containing protein → MNKLRAIVRNRFFYLLISILFFVATILVDLYRGREYYQQQKASQFQETLHHNEDVLDGVLSQMSRPGNQQNFDSLMIHVQADMDRLYREHGIVILGYKWDTLQFWSSISATFPTIHSKSPFTQEGLIRLDNGWYEVRLSRNNRSVWVGLLLIKNDYPYRNRYLESRFHKSYALPEESSLGHQETMSFRDIKDNKDRFLLSLVIAKDPKPTGAGRTLPVILAVIGLLFILLYLEKECAVMAGNIGDLWAGLLLMGTVLILRHLMMKVKFPAGLYELDIFSPTHYAASSFFPSLGDFFINVCILFYLAVVVNKRIHMKAINVRSNVVLKVSVATGLLFLLFYYGWFITDLIRGLVEHSKVSMNLNDVFSLNAYSYIGFVSIGLLLFSFLLLADKWFVSVIRYVSDGLVSTGGRITGQTTRRLLVAYLIASGAYVVVSHFKGVADLIMMMWPLLIIPVSGYFRRVPGKTYRFSNVIVIVLLFALLTSHLLSKYNGFNEKKNMEYLASALAEEPDHIGEVLFSQQEDRILDDEEIRKYFTRPDLRNEDKVKDRVIQKYFSGYWDKYEVTVYLFPLHRNDKSNGRSSEEPQMQLLDRRINLDGRSTDLSDRLFRIEGTTDRSAYLARFRYGNNMLATNGPGSLYIELKAKIIPKGIGYPELLIDASNSEIKKRNKLENFSYAQYRGGSLVDHRGDFPYNLTVSSFLKNPKDGVTLLMGGYRHVFKVTGDQVTVVSGKQKQFLDHSSLFSYLFVFLSLFAALLATVGFLPLEINLMALNFKNRIQLYIMLILFFALTVVGAGTIYYINQQYNTANYQNIRERINSVLIEMENKLGDSPDIAQGMESYVTYVLKRFSNVFFTDINLFDKNGNLIASSRQNLFDQGLIARKMDPRAYAEMVIGQKADFVQEENVGKLKYFAAYVPFRNNNNELMAYLSLPYFAKKNEIERSVQSFMATLINIYGLLLMLTLLGAWLLASRITQPLQMIQVKLGKIKLGHSNEPIEWNSNDEIGGLVREYNRMIKELASSVEKLQKSERESAWQEMARQVAHEIKNPLTPMKLSIQHLERAWKDKAPDREERLKNFTRSMIEQIETLSTIATEFSNFAKMPVQKNEDIDLSRLLDNTTRLFEESEQVEVVYMNRTKGEARVFADKDQLVRVFNNLIKNGIQAIPEDRAGKIEVVLEDEGRQWIIEVRDNGSGIPRDQLDKIFVPNFTTKTGGMGLGLAMVKNIVEGFGGSIWFETSEGKGTVFVIALPKPVGSQGKT
- a CDS encoding leucine--tRNA ligase, with product MEYHFQDIERKWRKYWKENNTYRTVEDTQREKCYVLDMFPYPSGAGLHVGHPLGYIASDIYSRFKRMKGFNVLHPMGYDAFGLPAEQYAIQTGQHPAVTIEKNIERYREQMDLLGFSFDWDREVRTCDPAYYKWTQWIFIQLFHHWFNKDTGKAEPISTLITTFGQSGNQNVHASAGPVAKFDADQWKAMSEDEQRKILLNYRLAYLSEAVVNWCPELGTVLANDEVKDGRSERGGYPVVQKKMKQWSLRITAYAERLLQGLDEVDWSDALKEIQRNWIGKSHGANIFFHVEQSDARIQVFTTRPDTIFGATFMVLAPEHELVAKITTDDQKAEVENYIEQTSRKTERDRMANVKTVSGCFTGAYAINPFNNEKIPVWIADYVLAGYGTGAIMAVPSGDERDWRFAKHYNLNIVPVIEGQNVDECAEESKDGVLINSDFLNGMKVQEAIKTAIKKIEELGIGKGTINYKLRDAVFGRQRYWGEPIPVYYKNGIPYTADEDELPVVLPEITEYKPTESGEAPLARAKNWKYKGEFAYEQTTMPGWAGSSWYWLRYMDPGNENHLVASEKEKYWQQVDLYIGGSEHATGHLLYSRFWNHFLHDLGVVSHREPFKKLVNQGMILGVAHMVHFNPDTKTAYSYDLVKSGKHEGALITTYALIDHIQQEVLDTEAFKNWKPEMNDYTFVSNDAGEFLCESAVEKMSKSKFNVVSPDRNPETGKEGIVERYGADTLRLYEMFLGPLTIAKPWDTKGIEGTFRFLKKMWGLFYDRDGNVLLENGEATKDELKVLHKTIKKTEDDIERLSFNTAVSQFMICINELSDLKCNKRSILDPLIRLVAPFAPHIAEELWQTLGHKESICHAGFPVCDEAYLADDTVTYPVSFNGKTRFTVELPADLSPADIEKEVMAMESSAKWLDGKQPRKVIVVPGRIVNVVV